One Maniola jurtina chromosome 25, ilManJurt1.1, whole genome shotgun sequence DNA segment encodes these proteins:
- the LOC123878147 gene encoding uncharacterized protein LOC123878147, whose amino-acid sequence MKLTENQTLLFVSLYREHVCLWDITSEFYKHKGMRQSALQKICEGMQIEGFTVEDVKNKIKSMRSTYYLELDKIKKSSTSGASGDVYQPKIKWFAEFNSFIRNAMVKRKVQENTESQSRVRADDDPSAFAPETPTPETPTPETPTPETSAPEPRKKKSRLTELSAIVKNMKEIKNDFSNSEREEDEFDIFGKYIATQLRKLSTEQAILGQEEIQKVVTKCRLNDLRFSNTSYSHILQAPGPSSNTFSMSPASTTDTQATDDSLNLLCEDTEYANIIMNAFNQA is encoded by the exons ATGAAATTAACTGAAAACCAAACTCTTCTGTTTGTTTCTTTGTATAGAGAACATGTGTGTCTGTGGGATATCACTTCAGAATTTTATAAACACAAAGGCATGCGCCAATCCGCCCTGCAAAAAATTTGTGAGGGTATGCAAATAGAAGGTTTTACTGTAGaagatgtaaaaaataaaataaaaagtatgcgATCTACATACTACCTTGAACTGGACAAGATTAAAAAATCCTCCACTTCTGGTGCTAGTGGTGATGTTTACCAGCCGAAGATAAAATGGTTCGCCGAGTTCAATTCATTTATAAGAAATGCAATGGTGAAAAGAAAAGTACAG gaaAATACAGAATCTCAATCTAGAGTGCGGGCTGATGACGATCCCTCCGCTTTTGCACCAGAAACTCCTACACCAGAAACTCCTACACCGGAAACTCCTACACCGGAAACTTCTGCACCGGAACCACGAAAGAAGAAGTCTAGATTAACAGAGTTATCTGCAATTGTCAAAAACATGAAGGAGATCAAAAATGACTTCTCCAACTCAGAAAGAGAGGAAGATGAATTTGATATCTTTGGAAAATACATTGCAACGCAATTAAGAAAACTTTCCACAGAACAGGCTATCCTAGGCCAAGAAGAAATACAAAAAGTGGTAACAAAATGTAGACTGAACGATTTGAGATTTAGTAATACGAGTTATTCTCACATACTACAAGCGCCTGGTCCAAGTTCTAATACATTTTCAATGAGTCCAGCATCTACTACAGACACCCAAGCCACTGATGATTCACTTAATTTATTGTGTGAAGATACAGAATACgccaatattattatgaatgcttTCAATCAAGCTTAA
- the LOC123878144 gene encoding protein ALP1-like isoform X1: protein MLSRKEFRNCFKTVQLLLLEEVTDVVEEELKRKKRIWVRNWISERNVKGGSTMLLQQLKSEDAYEYRLAMRMTAENFEELLSLISNNIQRNDTLLRDAIPAKLKLEVTLSFLSTGNSYRSLSHLFRLPKSSISQIISEVCQEIKRALKDHIKVPSTPLEWGQIEKGFRNKWNFPLCYGAIDGKHIKITGSKEYGSVNFNYKKDNSIVLMALVDHDYCFTYINVGANGSASDGGIFKNCSIYNQLETSGFIPEGGVIVADAAFPLKTYMMKPYPGPNLSFEEKIFNYRLSRARRIVENAFGILANRFRVFEKAISTKIDTVDHIVFAACSLHNWLRKKSSAYLTTCSVDRDDIDTHSLIEGMWRTDVRGLNSITQQGSNHSSLSAREKRTQYTNYFVNEGKVPWQNNMIF from the exons ATGCTTTCAAGAAAGGAGtttagaaattgttttaaaactgTTCAATTATTACTGTTAGAAGAAGTAACTGATGTAGTTGAAGAagaactaaaaagaaaaaagcggATTTGGGTGAGAAACTGGATAAGCGAAAGAAATGTAAAAGGAGGCTCAACAATGCTTTTGCAACAGCTGAAATCAGAAGATGCCTATGAATATAGATTGGCAATGAGAATGACAGCAGAAAATTTTGAGGAGTTGTTATCATTAATTTCAAACAATATTCAACGTAACGATACATTATTAAGAGATGCCATACCTGCAAAATTAAAACTAGAAGTCACTCTATCCTTTTTATCTACTGGAAATAGTTACAGAAGCCTCAGTCATCTGTTTCGGTTGCCAAAATCATCTATATCGCAAATCATATCAGAAGTTTGTCAAGAAATAAAAAGGGCATTAAAAGATCACATCAAG gtACCAAGTACGCCACTCGAATGGGGACAAATCGAGAAAGGATTTCGGAATAAGTGGAACTTTCCCCTTTGCTACGGAGCGATTGATGgaaaacatattaaaattacGGGCTCCAAGGAGTATGGAAGTgtgaattttaattataaaaaagataATAGCATTGTTTTAATGGCACTTGTAGACCACGATTATTGCTTTACCTATATCAACGTAGGAGCAAATGGAAGTGCATCTGATGGtggtattttcaaaaactgttCTATCTATAATCAATTGGAAACTAGCGGCTTTATACCAGAAGGAGGGGTAATTGTAGCTGATGCTGCCTTTCCATTAAAAACATACATGATGAAACCATATCCTGGGCCCAATTTAAgttttgaagaaaaaatatttaattacagaTTATCACGTGCCAGACGCATTGTCGAAAATGCTTTTGGAATATTAGCAAACCGATTTCGAGTTTTCGAAAAGGCTATTTCGACAAAGATAGATACTGTGGATCACATTGTATTTGCAGCTTGTTCTCTACACAACTGGTTACGAAAAAAGTCGAGCGCTTATCTAACTACTTGTTCTGTTGACCGCGATGATATTGATACCCACAGTTTGATTGAAGGTATGTGGAGAACTGACGTACGCGGTTTAAACAGTATCACACAGCAAGGCAGTAACCATTCATCGTTAAGTGCAAGAGAGAAAAGAACACAgtatactaattattttgtgAACGAAGGGAAAGTACCGTggcaaaataatatgattttttaa
- the LOC123878144 gene encoding uncharacterized protein LOC123878144 isoform X2 has product MLSRKEFRNCFKTVQLLLLEEVTDVVEEELKRKKRIWVRNWISERNVKGGSTMLLQQLKSEDAYEYRLAMRMTAENFEELLSLISNNIQRNDTLLRDAIPAKLKLEVTLSFLSTGNSYRSLSHLFRLPKSSISQIISEVCQEIKRALKDHIKVPSTPLEWGQIEKGFRNKWNFPLCYGAIDGKHIKITGSKEYGSVNFNYKKDNSIVLMALVDHDYCFTYINVGANGSASDGGIFKNCSIYNQLETSGFIPEGGIITCQTHCRKCFWNISKPISSFRKGYFDKDRYCGSHCICSLFSTQLVTKKVERLSNYLFC; this is encoded by the exons ATGCTTTCAAGAAAGGAGtttagaaattgttttaaaactgTTCAATTATTACTGTTAGAAGAAGTAACTGATGTAGTTGAAGAagaactaaaaagaaaaaagcggATTTGGGTGAGAAACTGGATAAGCGAAAGAAATGTAAAAGGAGGCTCAACAATGCTTTTGCAACAGCTGAAATCAGAAGATGCCTATGAATATAGATTGGCAATGAGAATGACAGCAGAAAATTTTGAGGAGTTGTTATCATTAATTTCAAACAATATTCAACGTAACGATACATTATTAAGAGATGCCATACCTGCAAAATTAAAACTAGAAGTCACTCTATCCTTTTTATCTACTGGAAATAGTTACAGAAGCCTCAGTCATCTGTTTCGGTTGCCAAAATCATCTATATCGCAAATCATATCAGAAGTTTGTCAAGAAATAAAAAGGGCATTAAAAGATCACATCAAG gtACCAAGTACGCCACTCGAATGGGGACAAATCGAGAAAGGATTTCGGAATAAGTGGAACTTTCCCCTTTGCTACGGAGCGATTGATGgaaaacatattaaaattacGGGCTCCAAGGAGTATGGAAGTgtgaattttaattataaaaaagataATAGCATTGTTTTAATGGCACTTGTAGACCACGATTATTGCTTTACCTATATCAACGTAGGAGCAAATGGAAGTGCATCTGATGGtggtattttcaaaaactgttCTATCTATAATCAATTGGAAACTAGCGGCTTTATACCAGAAGGAGGG aTTATCACGTGCCAGACGCATTGTCGAAAATGCTTTTGGAATATTAGCAAACCGATTTCGAGTTTTCGAAAAGGCTATTTCGACAAAGATAGATACTGTGGATCACATTGTATTTGCAGCTTGTTCTCTACACAACTGGTTACGAAAAAAGTCGAGCGCTTATCTAACTACTTGTTCTGTTGA